One region of Myxocyprinus asiaticus isolate MX2 ecotype Aquarium Trade chromosome 38, UBuf_Myxa_2, whole genome shotgun sequence genomic DNA includes:
- the LOC127429403 gene encoding alpha-2Db adrenergic receptor: MIRLVWTYVCPITQRFTLEVTSSKSTRVLDKNTRGNGESLPNLSRMDLTTITFSSVNSSADTNGTSAQRPPPHSQCVALMIILVVTVIILVTIVGNVLVVVAVFTSRALRAPQNLFLVSLASADILVATLVIPFSLANEVMGYWYFGSTWCAFYLALDVLFCTSSIVHLCAISLDRYWSVTKAVSYNLKRTPRRIKSMITVVWVISAVISFPPLLMTKHDELECLLNNETWYILSSCVVSFFAPGLIMILVYCKIYRVAKQRASTVFVAKNGMERQPSQSETCFVRKSGKSEVESPSSHSSGSRERKGELDDIDLEESSFSTKHRNSRFTKSRKVEGANPCPKPNGRLSWACSRASELDLEPKARQLSLSKSKLAQMREKRFTFVLAVVMGVFVLCWFPFFFTYSLHAICRESCTIPDSLFNLFFWIGYCNSSVNPIIYTIFNRDFRKAFKKIMCQKPVRT; encoded by the coding sequence ATGATACGTTTGGTGTGGACTTATGTTTGCCCGATTACGCAGCGCTTCACATTGGAGGTTACAAGTTCGAAGTCGACGCGCGTCTTGGATAAAAATACGCGTGGAAATGGGGAATCGCTTCCAAACCTATCCAGAATGGATTTAACTACCATCACCTTCTCCTCGGTGAACTCATCCGCGGATACTAACGGCACGAGCGCACAGAGACCTCCGCCACATTCCCAGTGCGTGGCGTTGATGATCATTCTCGTGGTCACCGTGATCATCTTGGTGACCATCGTGGGGAACGTGTTAGTCGTGGTTGCCGTTTTCACCAGCCGCGCGCTGCGTGCGCCACAGAACCTCTTTCTGGTATCTTTGGCGTCTGCTGATATTTTGGTGGCCACTTTGGTCATCCCGTTCTCCCTTGCCAATGAAGTGATGGGCTACTGGTACTTCGGGAGCACCTGGTGTGCCTTCTACCTGGCTCTGGACGTGCTCTTCTGCACGTCATCCATCGTCCACCTCTGCGCCATCAGTTTGGACAGATACTGGTCGGTGACCAAAGCGGTCAGTTATAACCTCAAGAGGACCCCACGGAGAATCAAGAGCATGATCACGGTGGTGTGGGTCATTTCGGCTGTGATCTCCTTCCCACCGCTTCTCATGACCAAACACGATGAGCTGGAGTGCTTGCTTAACAACGAGACCTGGTACATCCTCTCATCCTGCGTGGTGTCGTTTTTTGCGCCTGGTCTCATCATGATTTTGGTCTACTGTAAGATTTACCGGGTGGCCAAACAGCGCGCGTCCACCGTGTTCGTGGCCAAGAACGGGATGGAGCGACAGCCGTCGCAGTCAGAGACATGCTTCGTGCGCAAGTCGGGCAAGTCTGAGGTGGAGAGCCCCAGCAGCCACAGTTCGGGCAGTCGCGAGCGCAAAGGCGAGCTAGACGACATCGACCTGGAGGAGAGCAGCTTCTCCACCAAACACAGGAACTCGCGCTTCACCAAGAGCAGAAAAGTGGAAGGGGCAAATCCGTGCCCAAAGCCAAATGGACGCCTGTCGTGGGCATGTAGCCGCGCATCGGAGCTCGATCTAGAACCGAAGGCGCGACAGCTCTCCTTATCCAAGTCGAAACTGGCACAGATGCGCGAGAAACGCTTCACCTTCGTGTTGGCTGTGGTCATGGGGGTGTTCGTGCTCTGCTGGTTCCCTTTCTTCTTCACCTACAGTCTTCATGCCATTTGCCGTGAAAGTTGCACAATACCGGATTCTCTATTTAACCTATTTTTCTGGATTGGCTACTGCAACAGCTCAGTGAACCCTATAATATATACCATCTTCAACAGAGACTTTAGGAAAGCATTCAAGAAGATTATGTGCCAGAAACCTGTACGCACGTAA